In Bacillus sp. DX3.1, the following proteins share a genomic window:
- a CDS encoding PH domain-containing protein: protein MYKRQHPITILLELKISHLLPGIIPLISLKGEFPFWYMIPIAIFVAIILFAVINWYYKVYWIENNVLHIKHGMFVKKESYLNKERVQTINTSSNVLYQLLGLTKLKIETAGGGNEPEISLAGVTQEEARELISLLNEETVEQKEYQESVTNSTFQEEAKTTEYKLTWKEIILASITSGEFGVVFSVLLFIYSKVQDHIPKWIVEKAEKYIMNIDVYAWAYGVAILLVLSWILSTIRYAMKHANFTVHRKGNEVRISQGLFEKKEIVLKTHRIQGITIKETLLRQWLGYCSVHVEVIQNAEKGETNVTLHPLMKKAHVSGLLQYLGLPYEMETKLIGLPKTALRRYLLGSWILFAVLTVPIAGAAIYFEKYIALVVLLPLFLFLTWFGYISYTAGGYALHGEQLTIVARRVGKYTGLVRRRHVQSLSKSQTFFQRKDQLCTYTFIIASSGGGHHYKLEHTTMQDAEAMHSWFKRKNEKITLS, encoded by the coding sequence ATGTATAAGAGGCAGCATCCGATTACCATTTTGCTAGAATTAAAAATATCTCACCTATTACCAGGGATTATTCCATTAATTAGTTTAAAGGGAGAATTTCCATTTTGGTACATGATTCCCATTGCAATTTTTGTTGCAATTATTTTGTTTGCAGTTATAAATTGGTATTATAAAGTATATTGGATTGAAAATAATGTACTACATATAAAACACGGAATGTTTGTAAAAAAGGAAAGTTATTTAAATAAAGAGCGTGTGCAAACAATCAACACAAGTTCAAATGTACTGTATCAGCTATTAGGATTAACGAAGCTTAAAATTGAGACAGCAGGGGGAGGGAATGAGCCTGAAATAAGTTTAGCAGGTGTGACTCAGGAAGAAGCAAGAGAACTTATTTCTCTTTTAAATGAGGAAACAGTTGAGCAGAAAGAATATCAGGAAAGCGTAACAAATTCTACTTTTCAAGAAGAAGCGAAAACAACTGAATATAAATTAACATGGAAAGAAATCATATTAGCTTCTATCACGTCTGGCGAATTTGGGGTAGTATTCTCTGTATTATTGTTTATCTATTCTAAAGTGCAAGATCATATTCCAAAATGGATTGTGGAAAAAGCAGAAAAGTATATTATGAATATTGATGTATACGCTTGGGCATATGGTGTTGCCATATTGCTTGTGCTTTCGTGGATCTTATCAACGATTCGATATGCAATGAAACATGCAAACTTTACTGTACATCGAAAAGGGAATGAAGTTCGAATTTCGCAAGGTCTCTTTGAGAAAAAAGAAATTGTTTTAAAAACGCATCGTATTCAAGGAATAACGATTAAAGAAACGTTGTTACGCCAATGGTTGGGATACTGCTCTGTTCATGTTGAAGTCATTCAAAATGCGGAAAAAGGTGAAACAAATGTAACACTTCATCCGCTCATGAAAAAAGCACATGTATCGGGCTTATTACAATACTTAGGGCTTCCATATGAGATGGAAACAAAACTTATAGGGTTACCGAAGACGGCATTAAGACGTTATTTACTTGGAAGTTGGATTTTATTTGCCGTATTAACTGTTCCAATTGCAGGGGCAGCGATATATTTTGAAAAATATATCGCACTAGTGGTATTGCTACCACTCTTTCTTTTCCTTACATGGTTTGGATATATATCGTATACAGCCGGTGGTTACGCGCTGCATGGTGAACAACTGACCATTGTAGCGAGAAGAGTTGGCAAATATACAGGTTTAGTACGAAGAAGACATGTGCAATCACTATCGAAGAGTCAGACATTCTTCCAACGTAAGGATCAACTCTGTACATACACGTTTATTATTGCTTCATCAGGGGGCGGGCATCATTACAAGCTAGAACATACGACGATGCAAGATGCAGAAGCAATGCACAGTTGGTTTAAGCGAAAAAATGAAAAAATCACCTTATCGTAG
- a CDS encoding antibiotic biosynthesis monooxygenase has translation MKAIISYETPLEQPHFIAKSNEKDMFYKENIEKGVQGLLQYDVLDAVGEFKGQPGFIVCNNISVTDEGRPIFENRFKNRAGLIENEPGFQAIRVLRPLSNDTYVILTMWESEQNFKDWQESQSFERAHKKRPAQASAEPQKSIFSKPSFVTTFDVQA, from the coding sequence ATGAAAGCGATCATTTCATACGAAACACCTCTAGAACAACCACATTTCATAGCAAAAAGTAATGAAAAAGACATGTTTTATAAAGAGAACATTGAAAAAGGTGTGCAAGGACTACTTCAATATGATGTATTAGATGCTGTAGGAGAATTTAAAGGACAACCTGGATTTATCGTCTGTAATAACATCTCAGTTACAGACGAAGGCCGTCCGATTTTTGAAAACCGCTTTAAAAACCGAGCGGGGCTTATTGAAAATGAACCTGGCTTCCAAGCTATCCGCGTCCTTCGCCCATTAAGTAATGATACATATGTCATTTTGACAATGTGGGAAAGCGAACAAAACTTCAAAGATTGGCAGGAATCACAGTCTTTTGAAAGAGCACACAAAAAACGCCCTGCACAAGCTAGTGCAGAGCCACAAAAAAGTATTTTTTCAAAACCATCTTTTGTCACAACGTTTGACGTACAAGCATAG
- a CDS encoding glycosyl hydrolase-related protein: MKLNNADVKTPVHFSFLQEAQPEIVLSTLKKAEKDDQFVLRFYNATDEEKTASFELNRSIQEAHTANLNEKPLEILSICKKDTTLVVHEGHFIVADNKKWCLFTLAKTAHHECLIMR, translated from the coding sequence ATGAAGTTAAACAATGCAGATGTTAAAACACCCGTTCATTTCAGTTTCTTACAAGAAGCACAACCAGAAATCGTTTTAAGCACTTTGAAAAAAGCTGAAAAGGATGACCAATTTGTATTGCGTTTCTATAATGCAACAGACGAAGAAAAAACAGCTTCATTTGAATTAAATCGCTCTATTCAAGAAGCCCATACGGCAAACCTTAACGAAAAACCTTTAGAAATTTTAAGTATATGTAAAAAAGACACCACTCTTGTTGTACATGAAGGTCACTTCATCGTAGCAGATAACAAGAAATGGTGTCTTTTTACTTTAGCAAAAACGGCACATCATGAATGTTTGATAATGAGGTGA
- the hemE gene encoding uroporphyrinogen decarboxylase, with protein sequence MVRNINETFLKACKGERTEYVPAWYMRQAGRSQPEYRKIKEKYSLFEITHQPELCAYVTKLPVDQYNVDAAILYKDIMSPLPAIGVDVEIKSGIGPVIDNPIRSLQDVEKLGEIHPEEDVPYVLDTIRLLTTEMLDVPLIGFSGAPFTLASYMIEGGPSRNYHKTKAFMYTEPKAWFALMDKLADLVVSYLKAQIGAGAKAVQVFDSWVGAVNVADYRMFIKPAMERIFTELRGMNVPMIMHGVGAGHLANEWHDLPLDVVGLDWRLPIEEARARGIHKAVQGNMDPSILLAPWHVIEEHVKGILDQGIKQPGYIFNLGHGVFPEVNPEILKRLTAFIHDYSKGKLAK encoded by the coding sequence TTGGTAAGAAATATAAATGAGACATTTTTAAAAGCATGTAAAGGGGAACGAACGGAATATGTACCAGCATGGTATATGCGACAAGCAGGTCGTTCACAGCCTGAATATAGAAAGATAAAAGAGAAATATTCTTTATTTGAAATTACACACCAACCAGAGCTATGTGCATATGTAACAAAGCTTCCAGTTGATCAATATAATGTAGACGCGGCGATTCTTTATAAGGATATTATGTCACCACTTCCAGCGATTGGTGTTGATGTTGAGATTAAATCAGGAATCGGACCGGTTATCGATAATCCAATTCGCTCTTTACAGGACGTAGAGAAGCTTGGTGAAATTCATCCTGAAGAAGACGTACCGTATGTATTAGATACAATCCGATTATTAACAACAGAAATGTTAGATGTTCCGCTAATTGGTTTTTCAGGGGCGCCATTTACATTAGCGAGCTATATGATTGAGGGTGGGCCTTCTCGTAACTACCATAAAACGAAGGCATTTATGTATACAGAGCCGAAAGCTTGGTTTGCTTTAATGGATAAGCTCGCAGATTTGGTTGTTTCTTATTTGAAAGCACAAATTGGAGCGGGAGCAAAGGCAGTTCAAGTCTTTGATTCGTGGGTTGGAGCGGTAAATGTAGCAGATTATCGTATGTTTATTAAGCCAGCAATGGAGCGTATTTTCACTGAACTTCGAGGTATGAACGTTCCGATGATTATGCACGGCGTAGGAGCAGGTCATTTAGCAAATGAATGGCATGATCTACCTCTTGATGTAGTTGGTCTTGACTGGCGCTTGCCAATTGAAGAAGCACGTGCTCGCGGTATTCATAAAGCGGTACAAGGGAATATGGATCCTTCTATATTACTTGCGCCATGGCATGTCATTGAAGAACATGTGAAAGGTATTTTAGATCAAGGAATAAAGCAGCCTGGTTACATATTTAACTTAGGTCACGGCGTGTTCCCAGAAGTAAACCCAGAAATCTTAAAACGTTTAACAGCATTTATTCATGATTATTCTAAAGGGAAACTAGCGAAATAA
- a CDS encoding PBP1A family penicillin-binding protein, whose amino-acid sequence MKKAKWVLISGVAVFVVAIVLYKLIVLAGGYMMDEKRLVFHSSSRIVDQQGKEITKLYIENRELVPVEQIPKHVQQAFVAVEDSRFYEHHGIDFPSVFRALYKDALAGEKVEGGSTITQQLVKNVFLTREKTLKRKLKEVAIALQLEQKYTKQQLLEMYVNHIYFGHGAYGIQAAAKLYFNKDVQQLTVEEGAMLAGLPKAPNGYSPFLYPEKSKARRDLVLSLMHQQGYVSAEDTVRYQGKTIALHNNQDERELAYMPYVDMVVDEAARLYGLSHQEVLRGGYTFVVPMNEKIQKVAYDQFQDARNFPGKGDGAQGAFLLMDNETGGIKAAIGGRQYVSRGFNRVYAKRQPGSVLKPLLVYAPALETKKYNPYSLLTNERISFEGYEPRNYNHQYSKEVTMYDALLESTNVPAVSLLHEMGVEQGKQYLEKGNIRIPESGLSTALGGLKEGVSPFELVKMYRAFLANGKIIEPHVIEKVFNRHGEVIGESSKSETKIFSKQTAWYMTKMLEGVVKEGTARAGQYSGALAGKTGTTSLSNQDAGARDLWFVGYTPSLVGAVWIGYDRTDKEHQLHDGSSSATQLFKTILKKANVQDKQSFSQPKGVETIGRPIRLRKLDKVEVKLSFSPFGLFTAKLQWNSLSDKRIAYRIYKVEQGKAVHVGTVKGTGEYEVKFINVFSKPSFYVVPYNPQTDREGEKTKVKP is encoded by the coding sequence ATGAAGAAAGCAAAGTGGGTCCTAATTAGCGGCGTAGCAGTATTTGTAGTTGCGATCGTTTTATATAAACTGATTGTATTAGCTGGCGGTTATATGATGGATGAAAAAAGGCTTGTTTTCCACTCTTCATCACGTATTGTTGATCAGCAAGGAAAAGAAATTACAAAGCTTTACATCGAAAATAGAGAGCTTGTACCGGTAGAACAAATTCCGAAGCATGTACAACAAGCGTTTGTAGCGGTGGAGGATTCTCGTTTTTATGAACATCATGGCATTGATTTTCCATCGGTCTTCCGTGCGTTATATAAAGATGCTTTAGCTGGTGAGAAGGTAGAAGGCGGAAGTACGATTACACAACAGCTTGTCAAAAATGTTTTTTTAACACGCGAAAAAACGTTGAAACGTAAATTGAAAGAGGTAGCGATTGCTCTTCAATTAGAACAAAAATATACGAAGCAGCAGCTTCTTGAAATGTACGTAAATCATATTTATTTCGGTCACGGTGCATATGGGATTCAGGCGGCAGCAAAGCTATATTTTAATAAAGATGTACAGCAATTGACAGTTGAAGAAGGGGCGATGCTTGCTGGCCTGCCGAAAGCCCCAAATGGATATTCTCCATTTCTATATCCAGAAAAGAGCAAAGCGCGCCGAGATTTAGTGTTATCTCTTATGCATCAGCAAGGATATGTATCAGCAGAGGATACAGTCCGCTATCAAGGAAAAACAATCGCTCTTCATAACAATCAGGATGAACGTGAACTTGCCTATATGCCATACGTTGATATGGTAGTAGATGAAGCGGCGCGTCTGTATGGGTTATCGCATCAAGAGGTGCTCCGCGGCGGATATACATTTGTTGTACCTATGAATGAAAAGATACAAAAGGTAGCGTATGATCAATTTCAAGATGCACGTAACTTCCCAGGAAAAGGCGATGGTGCACAAGGTGCTTTCTTGTTAATGGATAATGAAACAGGAGGGATTAAAGCGGCGATTGGTGGCCGACAATACGTTTCAAGAGGATTTAATAGAGTGTATGCAAAAAGGCAGCCAGGATCTGTTTTAAAGCCACTCCTTGTGTACGCACCAGCCCTTGAAACAAAAAAGTATAATCCTTATTCTTTATTAACAAATGAACGGATATCGTTTGAAGGATATGAACCGCGAAATTATAATCACCAATATTCAAAAGAAGTAACGATGTATGATGCGTTGTTAGAATCCACAAATGTACCGGCTGTATCTCTGTTACATGAAATGGGTGTAGAGCAAGGAAAGCAATATTTAGAGAAAGGAAATATTCGTATTCCAGAATCCGGTTTAAGTACAGCGCTTGGTGGTTTAAAAGAAGGCGTTTCTCCTTTTGAACTTGTGAAGATGTATCGTGCTTTTTTAGCTAATGGAAAAATTATTGAACCACATGTCATTGAAAAAGTGTTCAATCGACACGGAGAAGTGATTGGAGAATCGTCTAAGAGTGAAACGAAAATTTTCTCAAAACAAACGGCTTGGTATATGACCAAAATGTTAGAAGGTGTTGTAAAAGAAGGAACAGCAAGAGCAGGACAATATAGTGGTGCGCTAGCTGGGAAAACAGGAACAACATCGCTTTCGAATCAAGATGCAGGTGCACGAGACCTTTGGTTTGTCGGGTATACACCAAGTTTAGTAGGAGCGGTGTGGATTGGGTATGATCGTACGGATAAAGAGCATCAGCTACATGATGGAAGTTCGTCGGCGACACAATTATTTAAAACGATTTTAAAGAAAGCAAATGTACAGGATAAGCAAAGTTTTAGCCAACCAAAAGGTGTTGAAACCATTGGAAGGCCAATTCGTTTACGTAAACTTGACAAGGTAGAAGTGAAGTTATCTTTTAGTCCATTTGGTTTGTTTACCGCTAAGTTACAATGGAACTCACTTTCTGATAAACGGATCGCATACCGAATTTATAAAGTAGAGCAAGGCAAGGCAGTTCATGTTGGGACAGTGAAAGGTACAGGAGAGTACGAGGTAAAGTTTATTAATGTCTTTTCTAAACCGAGCTTTTATGTTGTTCCGTACAACCCACAAACAGATCGAGAAGGAGAAAAAACAAAAGTTAAACCGTAG
- the hemH gene encoding ferrochelatase encodes MKKKIGLLVMAYGTPYKEEDIERYYTHIRRGRKPSPEMLEDLTERYRAIGGISPLATITLEQAKKVEKRLNEVQNDVEFHMYLGLKHIEPFIEDAVQEMYKDGIEEAIALVLAPHYSTFSVKSYVGRAQEEAGKLGDLTIHGIDSWYKEPKFIEYWVDEVKKIYDGMTVDEREKAVLIVSAHSLPEKIIALGDPYPEQVNETADYIARGAEVRNYAVGWQSAGNTPDPWIGPDVQDLTRELHEKYGYTSFVYAPVGFVAEHLEVLYDNDIECKIVTEEIGAKYYRPEMPNASDAFVSCLVDVVLQKQTTVS; translated from the coding sequence ATGAAAAAGAAAATCGGATTGCTTGTGATGGCATATGGAACGCCGTATAAAGAAGAAGATATTGAGCGTTATTATACGCACATTCGCAGGGGACGAAAGCCGAGCCCAGAAATGTTAGAAGACTTAACGGAACGCTATCGTGCAATCGGCGGTATTTCTCCTTTAGCAACAATTACGCTAGAACAAGCGAAAAAAGTAGAAAAACGTTTAAATGAAGTACAAAATGATGTTGAATTTCACATGTATCTCGGTTTAAAACATATTGAACCGTTCATTGAAGATGCGGTACAAGAAATGTATAAAGACGGGATTGAAGAAGCGATTGCTCTTGTTCTTGCGCCGCATTATTCTACATTTAGCGTGAAATCATATGTCGGACGAGCACAAGAAGAAGCGGGAAAACTAGGGGATTTAACGATTCATGGTATTGATAGTTGGTATAAAGAACCGAAGTTTATCGAGTACTGGGTAGACGAAGTGAAAAAAATATATGATGGCATGACAGTAGACGAACGTGAAAAAGCAGTTTTAATTGTGTCTGCTCATAGTTTGCCAGAGAAAATTATTGCTTTAGGTGACCCATATCCAGAGCAGGTAAATGAAACAGCTGACTATATTGCACGTGGTGCGGAAGTTCGTAACTATGCAGTTGGTTGGCAAAGTGCAGGAAATACACCGGATCCATGGATTGGACCAGATGTACAAGATTTAACGAGAGAGTTACATGAAAAGTATGGTTATACTTCATTTGTATATGCACCAGTTGGTTTTGTAGCTGAACATTTAGAAGTATTATATGACAATGACATTGAATGTAAAATCGTTACAGAAGAAATTGGGGCAAAATATTATCGCCCAGAAATGCCAAACGCATCAGACGCATTTGTTTCTTGTCTAGTAGATGTAGTATTACAGAAACAAACAACTGTTTCGTAA
- a CDS encoding PH domain-containing protein, producing MQPLEKEIHPDMVKVWQIRALIGAGIGLVVVIAYFFFMIQFNWWGWLFGVLFISFIVYAPFDYFIFPKLRQRYHSYQLNEEELEIQHGMFVVKRVLVPMMRVQHVTIEQGPIMRKHGLAELQISTAATSHSIPGLRMREAEQLKQQIAELAKVSDEDV from the coding sequence ATGCAGCCATTGGAAAAAGAAATTCATCCCGATATGGTTAAAGTGTGGCAAATTCGTGCATTGATTGGAGCTGGGATTGGGTTAGTTGTTGTGATTGCTTATTTTTTCTTTATGATTCAGTTTAATTGGTGGGGTTGGCTTTTTGGTGTTTTATTTATTTCCTTTATTGTATATGCACCGTTTGACTATTTTATATTTCCGAAACTACGTCAACGTTATCACAGTTATCAATTAAATGAAGAGGAACTAGAAATTCAACATGGAATGTTTGTTGTAAAACGTGTATTAGTCCCAATGATGCGTGTGCAACACGTTACGATTGAACAAGGACCAATTATGAGAAAGCACGGGTTAGCAGAATTACAAATTTCAACTGCGGCTACCTCTCATAGTATTCCAGGTTTAAGGATGAGAGAGGCAGAGCAATTAAAACAGCAAATTGCAGAGCTTGCGAAAGTGAGTGATGAGGATGTATAA
- the hemY gene encoding protoporphyrinogen oxidase: MKKKVVIIGGGITGLTTAYYLQKEIREKGLPIDTMLIEASGKLGGKIHTVQKDGFTIERGPDSFLERKESAARLACDLGLGNQLVNNATGKSFVLVNNRLHGMPSGSMMGIPTQITPFLFSGLFSPIGKLRAGFDFVLPRSKPVSDQSLGQFFRRRLGNEVVENLIEPLLSGIYAGDIDQMSLMATFPQFYQVEQKYRSISLGMRTLAPKKTKDVEPKGIFLTLKTGLQSIVEAIEDKLEDGTVMKGTRIEKISKVGDGYNITLSNGKEIVADSIVIAASHKVLPSMFAQYKQFRFFRNIPSTSVANVALAFPKEAIQRDIEGTGFVVSRNSDFTITACTWTHKKWPHTTPEGKVLLRCYVGRPGDEAIVEQTDEEIVQFVLEDLKKTMDITADPDFTVVSRWKDAMPQYTVGHKERIAELKTFMDKELPGVYVAGSSYAGTGLPDCIDQGEAAVKHVLSHLEKIDETELIAQ; this comes from the coding sequence TTGAAGAAGAAAGTCGTTATCATCGGCGGTGGAATTACAGGTTTAACAACTGCGTATTACTTACAAAAGGAAATTCGCGAAAAAGGATTGCCGATTGATACAATGTTAATAGAAGCATCAGGCAAACTTGGAGGAAAAATTCATACCGTTCAAAAAGATGGATTTACAATTGAACGTGGTCCAGATTCTTTCTTAGAAAGAAAAGAAAGTGCAGCTAGATTAGCGTGCGATTTAGGACTTGGAAATCAACTTGTAAATAATGCGACTGGTAAATCATTCGTTCTTGTTAACAATCGATTACATGGCATGCCAAGCGGATCTATGATGGGGATTCCAACGCAGATTACTCCGTTTCTATTTTCAGGATTGTTCTCTCCGATTGGGAAGCTAAGAGCTGGTTTTGATTTTGTGTTACCTCGTTCCAAACCCGTTTCTGATCAATCGCTTGGTCAATTTTTCCGCCGCCGTTTAGGAAATGAAGTGGTAGAAAATTTAATTGAACCATTGTTATCTGGCATATATGCAGGTGATATTGATCAAATGAGTTTAATGGCGACGTTCCCACAATTTTATCAAGTGGAGCAAAAGTATCGTAGTATTTCGCTCGGCATGCGTACGCTAGCGCCGAAAAAAACAAAAGATGTAGAGCCGAAAGGGATCTTTTTAACACTGAAAACCGGCTTGCAATCGATTGTGGAAGCGATTGAAGATAAGCTCGAAGATGGGACGGTCATGAAGGGCACTCGCATTGAGAAAATTTCCAAAGTGGGCGACGGTTATAATATTACGCTTAGCAATGGAAAAGAAATAGTGGCGGATTCTATCGTTATTGCTGCGTCTCATAAAGTATTGCCGTCCATGTTTGCTCAGTATAAGCAGTTCCGCTTCTTCCGTAACATTCCATCGACATCGGTTGCCAATGTTGCGTTAGCTTTTCCAAAGGAAGCGATTCAGCGTGATATTGAAGGGACAGGCTTCGTTGTATCACGAAATAGTGACTTCACAATTACAGCGTGTACGTGGACACATAAGAAGTGGCCACATACAACGCCGGAAGGAAAAGTGCTTCTTCGTTGTTACGTAGGTCGCCCAGGTGATGAAGCAATCGTGGAACAAACGGATGAAGAAATTGTGCAATTTGTATTAGAAGACTTGAAAAAAACAATGGATATTACAGCAGATCCAGACTTTACAGTTGTAAGCCGCTGGAAAGATGCGATGCCGCAATATACAGTAGGCCATAAAGAACGCATAGCAGAGCTGAAAACATTTATGGACAAAGAACTACCAGGTGTTTATGTAGCTGGTAGCTCTTACGCTGGAACTGGTCTTCCGGATTGTATTGACCAAGGCGAGGCGGCAGTGAAGCATGTATTATCTCATTTAGAAAAAATAGATGAAACAGAATTAATTGCACAATGA
- a CDS encoding glycerate kinase — protein sequence MKVLIAIDSFKGSISSADGSKAISLGIKDVYPNAKIVTLPLADGGEGTVEALVQATGGQFIKKEVTGPLNKKVDAVYGILGDGNSAVIEVAAACGLPLVPSDKRNPSVTTTYGVGELIFDAIEKGCREFIVGLGGSATNDAGIGMLQALGFRFLDQHNEEVGLGGKELRNIHKIDVTHAHPVLKDCTFKIACDVNNPLYGPTGAAYVFAPQKGATAEMVEELDKEIENFAQVALQELNMDIHNIAGAGAAGGLGYAFAGFLHARLQSGIQLVLDLIGMEEKMQGVDFVITGEGKLDGQTSMGKAPLGVAQLAQKYHIPVIALAGGVTEETSILNELGITSYFSIVNEPMSLEKAMDSKVTFNNLRVTTNQLFQLIQAIQPKR from the coding sequence ATGAAGGTTTTAATTGCGATAGATTCATTCAAAGGAAGTATCTCTTCAGCAGATGGCAGCAAAGCTATTTCTTTAGGAATAAAAGATGTCTATCCGAATGCAAAAATTGTAACCTTGCCTTTAGCAGACGGGGGCGAAGGTACTGTGGAAGCGTTGGTTCAAGCAACAGGCGGACAATTCATCAAAAAAGAAGTAACTGGACCGCTAAACAAAAAAGTAGATGCTGTATATGGTATTTTAGGAGATGGAAACTCTGCGGTTATTGAAGTAGCAGCAGCATGTGGTTTACCGCTTGTTCCTTCTGACAAACGGAATCCATCCGTGACAACCACATATGGCGTTGGGGAACTTATTTTTGATGCTATAGAAAAAGGGTGTCGTGAATTTATTGTTGGGCTTGGTGGTAGCGCCACAAACGATGCAGGCATTGGGATGCTTCAAGCATTAGGCTTTCGCTTCTTAGATCAACACAATGAAGAAGTAGGTTTAGGAGGTAAAGAGTTACGAAACATTCACAAAATTGATGTGACTCATGCCCACCCTGTACTAAAAGATTGTACGTTCAAAATCGCCTGTGATGTCAACAATCCTCTTTACGGACCAACCGGAGCCGCTTATGTTTTTGCTCCTCAAAAAGGAGCAACTGCAGAAATGGTAGAAGAGCTCGATAAAGAGATTGAAAACTTTGCACAAGTTGCTCTTCAGGAGCTAAATATGGATATTCATAACATTGCTGGTGCAGGAGCTGCCGGTGGACTTGGATATGCATTTGCAGGCTTCTTACATGCACGCCTTCAGTCTGGAATCCAGTTGGTTTTAGATTTAATTGGAATGGAAGAAAAAATGCAAGGTGTTGATTTTGTCATTACAGGCGAAGGAAAGTTGGATGGGCAAACTTCAATGGGGAAAGCTCCTTTAGGCGTAGCACAACTAGCACAAAAGTACCATATTCCGGTAATTGCGCTGGCAGGTGGTGTTACAGAAGAGACATCCATCTTGAACGAGCTTGGCATAACTTCTTACTTTTCTATTGTGAATGAACCGATGTCGCTTGAAAAAGCGATGGATTCGAAAGTTACTTTTAATAATTTAAGAGTAACTACAAATCAATTATTTCAATTGATTCAAGCAATTCAGCCAAAACGCTAA